In Nocardioides sp. JQ2195, a genomic segment contains:
- a CDS encoding lysine 5,6-aminomutase subunit alpha, with the protein MTANRPGMLDLDPAVIARARALAATVGAPIVEMTKRHTTVSVERAMLRLGGLEGADADGTPWVNLLLDSVRGDVGLEHGVALPVWDALLRGEAEDLATLAQKASAGSVRFRLPEGAEATSAAQASRQQVAHGVRRMDQRRVEREQLIRDVGDAPRKPWIYLIVATGDIYEDVPQAQAAAREGADVIAVIRSTGQSLLDYVPEGATREGFAGTYATQENFRLMRAALDESSRELGRYIRLTNYASGLCMPEIAALAGMERLDMMLNDSMYGILFRDINPVRTFVDQRLSRQIHARAGIIINTGEDNYLTTADAVEAANTVTTSQLLNEYFAREAGLDDWQLGLGHAFEIDPEVPDSFRLELAHAMLARTLFPDAPLKWMPPTRHMTGDVFRGYLLDGFFNLVGAMTGQGILLVGMMTEAVVTPWLSDRDLALQNVRYVMNAAGNLHEDFRPAPDGFIANRAKQVLGESIDLMEKIVAHEDGLLDAIADGTFGLMKRPSDAGRGLDGVAEKSDAYYNPATDLLEENS; encoded by the coding sequence ATGACCGCCAATCGACCCGGCATGCTCGACCTGGACCCCGCCGTGATCGCCAGGGCTCGCGCCCTGGCCGCCACGGTCGGGGCGCCGATCGTCGAGATGACCAAGCGCCACACCACCGTCTCGGTGGAGCGGGCCATGCTTCGCCTCGGCGGGCTCGAGGGCGCCGACGCCGACGGCACACCGTGGGTGAACCTCCTGCTCGACAGCGTCCGGGGTGACGTGGGCCTCGAGCACGGCGTCGCCCTGCCGGTGTGGGACGCCCTGCTCCGTGGCGAGGCCGAGGACCTCGCCACGCTGGCCCAGAAGGCCTCCGCCGGTTCGGTCCGCTTCCGGCTGCCCGAGGGCGCCGAGGCCACGTCGGCGGCGCAGGCGTCGCGCCAGCAGGTCGCCCACGGCGTACGCCGCATGGACCAGCGCCGCGTCGAGCGGGAGCAGCTGATCCGCGACGTCGGTGACGCACCCCGCAAGCCGTGGATCTACCTGATCGTGGCCACCGGCGACATCTACGAGGACGTCCCGCAGGCCCAGGCAGCCGCCCGTGAGGGCGCCGACGTGATCGCGGTGATCCGCTCCACCGGCCAGTCACTGCTCGACTACGTCCCCGAGGGCGCGACCCGGGAGGGCTTCGCCGGAACCTACGCCACCCAGGAGAACTTCCGCCTGATGCGGGCGGCGCTCGACGAGTCCAGCCGGGAGCTCGGCCGATACATCCGGCTGACGAACTACGCGTCCGGGCTGTGCATGCCCGAGATCGCAGCGCTGGCCGGCATGGAGCGCCTCGACATGATGCTGAACGACTCGATGTACGGCATCCTCTTCCGCGACATCAACCCGGTCCGCACCTTCGTCGACCAGCGGTTGAGCCGCCAGATCCACGCCCGCGCCGGCATCATCATCAACACCGGCGAGGACAACTACCTCACCACTGCCGACGCGGTCGAGGCTGCGAACACCGTCACCACCAGCCAGCTGCTCAACGAGTACTTCGCCCGGGAGGCCGGGCTCGACGACTGGCAGCTCGGCCTGGGACACGCGTTCGAGATCGACCCCGAGGTCCCGGACTCCTTCCGGCTCGAGCTGGCCCACGCGATGCTGGCCCGCACCCTGTTCCCGGATGCTCCGCTGAAGTGGATGCCGCCGACACGGCACATGACCGGCGACGTGTTCCGGGGCTACCTGCTCGACGGCTTCTTCAACCTCGTCGGCGCGATGACCGGCCAGGGCATCCTGCTGGTCGGCATGATGACCGAGGCCGTGGTCACCCCGTGGCTCTCCGACCGCGACCTGGCGCTGCAGAACGTGCGCTACGTGATGAACGCGGCCGGCAACCTCCACGAGGACTTCCGGCCCGCGCCCGACGGCTTCATCGCGAACCGCGCCAAGCAGGTGCTGGGGGAGTCGATCGACCTGATGGAGAAGATCGTCGCCCACGAGGACGGCCTGCTCGACGCGATCGCGGACGGCACGTTCGGGCTGATGAAGCGGCCCTCCGACGCCGGCCGCGGGCTCGACGGGGTCGCCGAGAAGTCCGACGCCTACTACAACCCGGCCACCGACCTGCTGGAGGAGAACTCATGA
- a CDS encoding L-erythro-3,5-diaminohexanoate dehydrogenase, with protein MSGTNSDPNGLHRVLDERVVLPQAAQRLETRRELWPDEVRIRVEKLNLDAASYRQLERTHTGPGGEPDGDAIRAAVLDIVATRGKMQNPETGSGGMLIGVVEEVGPTSALGLSVGDRVATLVSLTLTPLVIEDRLAAWDGLGEQVPCDGYAILFGRSIAAVLPDDLDHDLALSVMDVCGAPALTSRVVKQYDAPTVAVIGGGGKSGSLSLAAARHAGAARTIGVVPTETEAARLKAAGLADEVVLADARDPLALRTAVTAAGGPADVTVVCVDVPGCEGGAILSTADQGTVIFFSMATSFSAAALGAEGLAADVTMLVGNGYVPGHAAYALDLLRANAGVRELFEGRH; from the coding sequence ATGTCGGGCACGAACAGCGATCCCAACGGCCTCCACCGGGTCCTGGACGAACGGGTGGTGCTGCCCCAGGCAGCCCAACGCCTCGAGACCCGGCGCGAGCTGTGGCCCGACGAGGTGCGGATCCGTGTCGAGAAGCTGAACCTCGACGCCGCCTCCTACCGCCAGCTGGAGCGCACCCACACCGGCCCCGGCGGCGAGCCCGACGGCGACGCGATCCGTGCCGCGGTCCTCGACATCGTCGCCACCCGCGGCAAGATGCAGAATCCCGAGACCGGCTCGGGCGGCATGCTCATCGGTGTCGTCGAGGAGGTCGGACCCACGTCCGCACTCGGTCTGTCGGTCGGCGACCGCGTGGCCACCCTGGTGTCGCTGACCCTGACCCCGCTGGTCATCGAGGACCGGCTCGCCGCCTGGGACGGGCTCGGCGAACAGGTCCCCTGCGACGGGTACGCCATCCTCTTCGGTCGCTCGATCGCGGCCGTCCTGCCCGACGACCTCGACCACGACCTCGCGTTGTCCGTCATGGACGTGTGCGGTGCGCCGGCGCTGACCAGCCGCGTCGTCAAGCAGTACGACGCCCCGACCGTCGCGGTGATCGGCGGGGGCGGCAAGAGCGGCTCCCTGTCCTTGGCGGCAGCCCGCCACGCCGGTGCCGCACGCACGATCGGCGTCGTCCCCACCGAGACGGAGGCGGCCCGTCTCAAGGCGGCCGGCCTGGCCGACGAGGTCGTGCTCGCCGACGCCCGCGACCCACTGGCCCTGCGCACCGCCGTCACCGCCGCCGGAGGACCAGCCGACGTGACCGTGGTCTGTGTCGACGTGCCCGGCTGCGAGGGTGGCGCGATCCTCTCCACCGCCGACCAGGGCACGGTGATCTTCTTCAGCATGGCCACCTCGTTCTCCGCCGCGGCGCTGGGCGCCGAGGGGCTGGCCGCCGACGTGACCATGCTGGTCGGCAACGGTTACGTGCCCGGCCACGCGGCGTACGCCCTGGACCTGCTGCGTGCCAACGCCGGGGTCCGCGAGCTCTTCGAAGGAAGGCACTGA
- a CDS encoding lysine 2,3-aminomutase produces MSIETSIASLIEGQTGQPYPYRRTELVEPDWTRLPGWKDVTRDEWESVQWQRSHCVKNLKQLRELLGDLVDDRFYADLERDQAERATMSMLVPPQMMNTMAPHVQPAGPGSLTDAFYADPVRHYMLPVFSDRRTDWPSHPHATRDSLHEHDMWVAEGLTHRYPTKVLAELLPTCPQYCGHCTRMDLVGNSTPVIEKLKFSAKPVDRLDSMMEYLRNTPQVRDVVVSGGDVANMPWPRLEDFLTRVLEIENIRDIRLATKALMGLPQHWLQDEVRAGMERVATIARKRGVSIAIHTHVNHANSVTPLVAKASKAMLETGIRDVRNQGVLLNGVNADPHALLDLCFTLLDGAQIMPYYFYMCDMIPYSEHWRVSVKDAQHLQHHIMGYLPGFATPRIVCDVPFVGKRWVHQLASYDEVRGISGWTKNYRTSIEATDADALSREYHYYDPIHTLPLEGQEWWAEHGNLDESALKAAEVAEASRRTAALQAH; encoded by the coding sequence ATGAGCATCGAGACCTCGATCGCATCCCTCATCGAGGGACAGACCGGTCAGCCGTACCCCTACCGCAGGACCGAGCTCGTGGAGCCCGACTGGACGCGTCTTCCCGGGTGGAAGGACGTCACCCGCGATGAGTGGGAGTCGGTGCAGTGGCAGCGCTCGCACTGCGTGAAGAACCTCAAGCAGCTGCGCGAGCTGCTCGGAGACCTCGTTGACGATCGCTTCTACGCCGACCTCGAGCGCGACCAGGCCGAGCGCGCCACCATGTCGATGCTGGTCCCGCCGCAGATGATGAACACCATGGCGCCGCACGTCCAGCCTGCCGGGCCGGGCTCGCTGACCGATGCCTTCTACGCCGACCCGGTGCGCCACTACATGCTCCCGGTCTTCTCCGACCGGCGTACCGACTGGCCCTCCCACCCCCACGCCACGCGCGACTCGCTGCACGAGCACGACATGTGGGTGGCCGAGGGGCTGACCCACCGCTACCCCACCAAGGTGCTGGCCGAGCTGCTGCCGACCTGCCCGCAGTACTGCGGGCACTGCACGCGCATGGACCTGGTCGGCAACTCGACGCCGGTGATCGAGAAGCTCAAGTTCTCCGCCAAGCCCGTCGACCGGCTCGACTCGATGATGGAGTACCTCCGCAACACCCCGCAGGTCCGCGACGTCGTCGTCTCCGGCGGTGACGTGGCCAACATGCCCTGGCCGCGACTGGAGGACTTCCTCACCCGTGTCCTCGAGATCGAGAACATCCGCGACATCCGCCTGGCCACCAAGGCGCTGATGGGTCTCCCCCAGCACTGGTTGCAGGACGAGGTGCGCGCCGGCATGGAGCGCGTCGCCACCATCGCCCGTAAGCGCGGCGTCTCGATCGCCATCCACACCCACGTCAACCACGCCAACTCGGTGACCCCCCTGGTCGCCAAGGCGTCGAAGGCGATGCTCGAGACCGGCATCCGCGACGTGCGCAACCAGGGGGTGCTGCTCAACGGCGTCAACGCCGACCCCCACGCGCTGCTCGACCTGTGCTTCACGCTGCTCGACGGTGCGCAGATCATGCCCTACTACTTCTACATGTGCGACATGATCCCCTACTCCGAGCACTGGCGGGTCTCGGTCAAGGACGCCCAGCACCTGCAGCACCACATCATGGGCTACCTCCCCGGCTTCGCGACGCCGCGCATCGTCTGCGACGTCCCGTTCGTCGGCAAGCGCTGGGTGCACCAGCTCGCGTCGTACGACGAGGTGCGCGGCATCTCCGGATGGACGAAGAACTACCGCACCTCGATCGAGGCCACGGATGCAGACGCCTTGTCCCGGGAGTACCACTACTACGACCCGATCCACACCCTGCCGCTCGAGGGCCAGGAGTGGTGGGCCGAGCACGGCAACCTCGACGAGTCCGCGCTGAAGGCGGCTGAGGTGGCGGAGGCGTCCCGGCGCACGGCGGCCCTCCAGGCCCACTGA
- a CDS encoding VOC family protein, producing MQKIVTNLWFDNNAEEAIEHYISVLGDGKVLNVVTYGADQMGEEGTAMAVEFELMGQRFVGINGGPMFTFSEAISLEVRCADQAEIDRVWDGLVEGGLEQPCGWLKDKYGLSWQVGPENLSDYTTGDPAAVARFMAKMLSTNGKFNLAELQAAYDGTDVS from the coding sequence ATGCAGAAGATCGTCACGAACCTCTGGTTCGACAACAATGCCGAGGAAGCCATCGAGCACTACATCTCGGTGCTCGGAGACGGCAAGGTGCTCAACGTCGTGACCTACGGCGCTGACCAGATGGGTGAGGAGGGCACCGCCATGGCCGTTGAGTTCGAGCTGATGGGCCAGCGCTTCGTCGGCATCAACGGCGGCCCCATGTTCACCTTCAGCGAGGCGATCTCGCTCGAGGTCCGCTGCGCTGACCAGGCGGAGATCGACAGGGTCTGGGACGGGCTGGTCGAAGGTGGGCTGGAGCAGCCGTGCGGCTGGCTCAAGGACAAGTACGGCCTCTCCTGGCAGGTCGGGCCCGAGAACCTGTCCGACTACACGACCGGTGATCCCGCAGCGGTCGCCCGTTTCATGGCCAAGATGCTGTCCACCAACGGCAAGTTCAACCTGGCCGAGCTCCAAGCGGCGTACGACGGCACCGACGTGAGCTGA
- a CDS encoding Lrp/AsnC family transcriptional regulator, whose product MEETDRLILTLLAADGRMSYTDLGKATGLSTSAVHQRVKRLEQRGLIKGYGATIDHDQTGLPLTAFISITPIDPSQPDDYPDRLADISQIESCWSVAGEESYILKVRVPTPADLEDLLARIRGVANVSTRTTIVLSTPYENRPVSG is encoded by the coding sequence GTGGAAGAAACCGATCGCCTCATCCTGACCCTGCTGGCGGCCGACGGGCGGATGTCCTACACCGACCTCGGCAAGGCGACTGGGTTGTCGACCTCGGCCGTGCACCAACGGGTCAAGCGGCTGGAGCAGCGCGGTCTGATCAAGGGCTACGGCGCCACGATCGACCACGACCAGACCGGCCTTCCCCTGACGGCGTTCATCTCGATCACACCGATCGATCCTTCGCAGCCTGACGACTACCCGGACCGGCTGGCCGACATCAGCCAGATCGAGTCCTGCTGGTCGGTCGCGGGCGAGGAGTCCTACATCCTCAAGGTGCGGGTACCCACGCCTGCCGACCTGGAAGACCTCCTGGCAAGGATCCGTGGGGTCGCGAACGTCTCCACACGCACCACGATCGTGCTCTCCACGCCCTACGAGAACCGCCCGGTCTCCGGCTGA
- a CDS encoding 5'-3' exonuclease — protein MTTQRLMLLDTASLYFRAFFGVPDSMRAPDGTPINAVRGLMDFISRLVGEYQPTHLACCWDNDWRPQWRVDLIPTYKAHRVVEVVPGPAPDVEEVPDPLEAQIPIIVDMLEAFGIAIVGADEMEADDVIGTLATEAGMPVDIVTGDRDLFQLVDDEAEVRVLYTARGVGRHERVDNAWVRTKYDVEASQYADFATLRGDTSDGLPGVKGVGDKTAATLLGRFVDIKTIAAAAQDPESDMGPGPRGKIKASLDYLEVAPTVVAVRRDLDIGDVDLTLPRTPAHPERVIELDQRWGLGSSAVRLVEALQG, from the coding sequence GTGACCACGCAGCGATTGATGCTCCTCGACACCGCCAGCCTCTATTTCCGGGCGTTCTTCGGCGTTCCGGACTCGATGAGGGCCCCCGACGGCACCCCGATCAATGCCGTGCGCGGCCTGATGGACTTCATCAGCAGGTTGGTCGGTGAGTACCAGCCGACGCACCTGGCCTGCTGCTGGGACAACGACTGGCGACCGCAGTGGCGGGTCGACCTCATCCCGACCTACAAGGCGCACCGGGTGGTCGAGGTGGTGCCGGGACCGGCTCCGGACGTGGAGGAGGTGCCGGACCCGCTGGAGGCGCAGATCCCCATCATCGTCGACATGCTGGAGGCCTTCGGGATCGCGATCGTCGGTGCCGACGAGATGGAGGCCGACGACGTGATCGGCACGCTGGCCACCGAGGCCGGGATGCCCGTGGACATCGTCACCGGGGACCGTGACCTGTTCCAGCTCGTCGACGACGAGGCCGAGGTGCGCGTCCTCTACACGGCACGCGGCGTCGGCAGGCACGAGCGTGTCGACAACGCCTGGGTGCGCACGAAGTACGACGTCGAGGCGAGCCAGTACGCCGACTTCGCGACCCTGCGCGGTGACACCTCCGACGGTCTGCCGGGAGTGAAGGGCGTGGGCGACAAGACCGCTGCCACGCTCCTCGGTCGGTTTGTCGACATCAAGACGATTGCCGCGGCGGCCCAGGATCCCGAGTCCGACATGGGGCCCGGTCCGCGCGGCAAGATCAAGGCGTCCCTCGACTACCTCGAGGTGGCACCGACCGTGGTCGCCGTACGCCGTGATCTCGACATCGGCGACGTCGACCTGACCCTGCCGCGAACTCCCGCGCACCCCGAGCGCGTCATCGAGCTCGACCAGCGGTGGGGGCTCGGGAGCTCGGCGGTCCGACTGGTCGAGGCGCTCCAGGGATAG
- a CDS encoding DUF3054 domain-containing protein: MSPRALKALVADLVLILLFAALGRAEHDRGNVVLGVLGTAWPFLVGALLGWILVRQLGRREAVAIGPGITVWISTVLLGMVLRQLSGAGTAFSFIVVATVVLGVFLVGSRAVVALIANRKVARASATRGGAGQSVPATDE, encoded by the coding sequence ATGTCTCCACGCGCCCTGAAGGCACTGGTTGCCGACCTCGTCCTGATCCTGCTCTTCGCCGCGCTCGGTCGTGCCGAGCACGACAGGGGCAACGTCGTCCTGGGGGTGCTCGGTACCGCGTGGCCGTTCCTGGTCGGAGCACTTCTCGGGTGGATCCTGGTCAGGCAGCTCGGGCGGCGAGAAGCGGTCGCCATCGGCCCCGGCATCACCGTGTGGATCTCGACGGTCCTGCTCGGCATGGTCCTGCGCCAGCTCAGCGGCGCCGGCACCGCGTTCTCGTTCATCGTCGTCGCCACCGTGGTGCTCGGGGTGTTCCTGGTCGGGTCGCGGGCCGTGGTCGCGTTGATCGCGAACCGGAAGGTCGCCCGGGCCTCAGCAACCCGGGGTGGCGCGGGTCAGTCGGTGCCGGCCACCGACGAGTAG
- a CDS encoding DEAD/DEAH box helicase — protein MKHPLLREFADLYDFPLDDFQLRACREVEDGKGVLVAAPTGSGKTIVGEFAVHLAVQSGRKCFYTTPIKALSNQKYADLVARYGPDKVGLLTGDNTINGEAPIVVMTTEVLRNMLYAGSRTLVGLGYVVMDEVHYLADRSRGAVWEEVIIHLPESVSVISLSATVSNAEEFGEWLATVRGDTTTIVEEKRPVPLFQHVMVGKKLHDLFADEEELAQAGFAQEGAEVNRELLKVARDDWAATRFKDRRDKKGNRGRGSRPQGRRLYQPTRFDVVAELDAEGLLPAIVFIFSRVGCDAAVQQCLNANLRLTTPDERDEIFAFVEEQCSDLPPDDLEVLGYHQFLDGLTRGVAAHHAGMLPRFKQCVEELYLRGLCRVVFATETLALGINMPARTVVLEKLSKWNGEAHVDLTPGEYTQLTGRAGRRGLDVEGHGVVLWQQGMNPREVAGLASTRTYPLRSSFRPSYNMAVNLVHQFGRERSRQLLESSFAQFQADKAVVGLARKLRKSEDALDGYAEAAQCDRGDFMEYAALRRKLSDVEKGAAKARRRDQRDAALISLAALRPGDVIVVPNGKFAGHAVVIDPGLSRDEPRPYVVTAGGQARRLQMMDFATPVEAIDHIRVPRNFNARNPQQRGDLTSTLRNRTRGFQPPPPSRRSRSPHRDGSAESSVEAEIASLRQRMREHPCHDCPDREEHARWGERWFKLHQESNTLKRRVENRTNTIARQFDRVCDVLTAMEYLDGDEVTERGVHLQRIYSDMDLVAAEAIRTGLWNELDASELASVLSALVFEARRPDDARSPKMPVGRIRDSLRDLVHLWSDLDELERSNRLDYLREPDVGFAWAAWRWAEGDALDDVISGIDLAAGDFVRVMKQLLDLAIQVAHASAGTPLRAVALETADRLRRGVVSYSSVAGTD, from the coding sequence ATGAAGCACCCACTGCTGCGGGAGTTCGCCGACCTCTACGACTTCCCGCTCGATGACTTCCAGCTCCGCGCGTGCCGCGAGGTCGAGGACGGCAAGGGGGTCCTGGTCGCGGCGCCCACGGGTTCCGGCAAGACCATCGTGGGGGAGTTCGCCGTGCACCTCGCGGTGCAGTCCGGCCGCAAGTGCTTCTACACCACCCCGATCAAGGCGCTGAGCAACCAGAAGTACGCCGACCTCGTCGCCCGCTACGGACCCGACAAGGTCGGGCTGCTCACCGGCGACAACACCATCAACGGTGAGGCGCCGATCGTGGTGATGACGACCGAGGTGCTGCGCAACATGCTGTACGCCGGCTCACGCACCCTGGTCGGGCTGGGCTACGTCGTGATGGACGAGGTGCACTACCTGGCCGACCGCTCGCGCGGTGCCGTGTGGGAAGAGGTGATCATCCACCTGCCCGAGAGCGTCTCGGTCATCTCGCTGAGCGCGACCGTCTCGAACGCCGAGGAGTTCGGCGAGTGGCTGGCCACCGTTCGGGGTGACACGACCACCATCGTCGAGGAGAAGCGGCCGGTGCCGTTGTTCCAGCACGTGATGGTCGGCAAGAAGCTGCACGACCTCTTCGCCGACGAGGAGGAGCTGGCCCAGGCCGGCTTCGCCCAGGAGGGAGCGGAGGTCAACCGCGAGCTGCTCAAGGTGGCCCGTGACGACTGGGCGGCGACCCGGTTCAAGGACCGCCGCGACAAGAAGGGAAACCGCGGCCGGGGGTCCCGCCCCCAGGGACGGCGGCTCTACCAGCCCACGCGCTTCGACGTGGTTGCCGAGCTCGACGCCGAGGGCCTGCTGCCCGCGATCGTGTTCATCTTCAGTCGGGTCGGCTGCGACGCAGCGGTCCAGCAGTGCCTGAACGCCAACCTGCGTCTGACCACTCCCGACGAGCGTGACGAGATCTTCGCCTTCGTGGAGGAGCAGTGCTCCGACCTGCCTCCTGACGACCTCGAGGTCCTCGGCTACCACCAGTTCCTCGACGGGCTGACCCGCGGCGTGGCCGCCCACCACGCCGGCATGCTGCCCCGCTTCAAGCAGTGCGTCGAAGAGCTCTACCTGCGGGGGCTCTGCCGCGTCGTGTTCGCCACCGAGACGCTCGCGCTCGGCATCAACATGCCGGCGCGCACCGTCGTGCTCGAGAAGCTGTCGAAGTGGAACGGCGAGGCCCACGTCGACCTGACCCCGGGGGAGTACACCCAGCTGACCGGCCGCGCGGGGCGCCGGGGGCTCGACGTCGAGGGCCACGGCGTCGTGCTGTGGCAGCAGGGGATGAATCCACGTGAGGTGGCCGGTCTGGCCTCCACGCGCACCTATCCGTTGCGCTCGTCGTTCCGGCCGTCGTACAACATGGCCGTCAACCTCGTGCACCAGTTCGGCCGGGAGCGGTCGCGCCAGCTGCTCGAGTCCTCGTTCGCCCAGTTCCAGGCCGACAAGGCCGTGGTCGGTCTGGCCCGCAAGCTGCGCAAGAGCGAGGACGCACTCGACGGCTACGCCGAGGCGGCGCAGTGCGACCGCGGTGACTTCATGGAGTACGCCGCCCTGCGCCGCAAGCTCTCCGACGTCGAGAAGGGCGCAGCCAAGGCCCGTCGCCGCGACCAGCGCGACGCCGCGCTCATCTCGCTGGCCGCGCTCAGGCCCGGCGACGTGATCGTGGTGCCCAACGGCAAGTTCGCCGGCCACGCGGTCGTGATCGACCCGGGGCTGTCGCGCGACGAGCCCCGCCCCTACGTCGTCACCGCGGGGGGCCAGGCCCGGCGACTGCAGATGATGGACTTCGCCACGCCGGTCGAGGCCATCGACCACATCCGGGTGCCGCGCAACTTCAACGCGCGCAACCCGCAACAGCGGGGCGACCTGACCTCGACCCTGCGCAACAGGACGCGTGGCTTCCAACCACCGCCCCCCTCACGGCGGAGCAGGTCGCCCCACAGGGATGGCTCGGCGGAGTCGAGCGTCGAGGCCGAGATCGCGTCCCTGCGTCAACGGATGCGCGAGCACCCGTGCCACGACTGCCCCGATCGTGAGGAGCACGCACGCTGGGGCGAGCGGTGGTTCAAGCTGCACCAGGAGTCCAACACGCTCAAGCGTCGGGTGGAGAACCGCACCAACACGATCGCCCGGCAGTTCGACCGGGTCTGCGACGTCCTCACCGCCATGGAGTACCTCGACGGCGACGAGGTCACCGAGCGTGGCGTCCACCTGCAGCGCATCTACTCCGACATGGACCTGGTCGCCGCCGAGGCGATCCGCACCGGGCTGTGGAACGAGCTCGACGCGTCGGAGCTCGCCTCCGTGCTGTCGGCCCTGGTCTTCGAGGCACGGCGCCCCGACGACGCCCGTTCGCCGAAGATGCCGGTCGGCCGGATCCGCGACTCGTTGCGCGACCTCGTCCACCTGTGGAGCGACCTCGACGAGCTCGAGCGCAGCAACAGGCTCGACTACCTGCGCGAGCCCGACGTCGGGTTCGCCTGGGCCGCTTGGCGCTGGGCCGAGGGTGATGCGCTCGACGACGTGATCAGTGGCATCGACCTGGCCGCCGGCGACTTCGTGCGGGTGATGAAGCAGCTGCTCGACCTGGCCATCCAGGTCGCCCACGCCTCGGCCGGCACACCCCTGCGTGCCGTGGCCCTCGAGACCGCCGACCGGCTGCGGCGCGGTGTGGTGTCCTACTCGTCGGTGGCCGGCACCGACTGA